A stretch of Fundicoccus culcitae DNA encodes these proteins:
- a CDS encoding heavy metal translocating P-type ATPase, which yields MQKYILSKKNQITLISGILIVIAFIAELGFHNEVIAKWALIIASILGVAPIAIQAWGALKVKVVSIDVLVTIAVIGAFFIQNYEESAIVTFLFLFGGWLEARTLNKTRSAIKELTEMAPEVALKQMDDGAFEEVDIWDVDEGDVLLVKTGAKVPVDGTVLSGEGHINEASITGEAVPVGKSKDSEVYAGTILENGTIQIVTDRVGEDTTFGKIIELVEEAQDSKSEAERFIDRFSQWYTPAVLILAIVVWIVSRDIELAITILVLGCPGALVIGVPVSNVAGIGNGARHGVLLKGSEVIGDFSKVDSIVFDKTGTLTVGNPEVAESKVYGESDLALSYLASVEKESDHPLAKAVVSYLDDVELFAVESTDVVKGGGIVAEVDGHRVAVGNESLMKQEGIYLDEEAQRDIEAFERRGNSLVLTAVDGELKALIGVRDQVRKGIKEDLQKLKDLGVKNLIVLSGDNQGTVDLVAGELGLTEAHGNMLPEDKSAYIEKLQSEGQIVAFVGDGVNDSPSLARADIGIAMGSGTDVAIETSDIVLMNSDFSRLPHALGLAQATSRNMKQNIVIAVGVVLVLLASVFFSDWMNMSIGMLVHEASILVVILNGMRLLRFRLKGDDGSKTLVAAKGKQE from the coding sequence ATGCAAAAATATATTTTAAGTAAGAAAAATCAGATTACCTTAATTAGTGGGATTTTGATTGTCATTGCATTTATCGCGGAGTTGGGATTTCATAATGAGGTAATAGCTAAATGGGCGTTGATTATTGCGTCGATTTTAGGGGTGGCGCCGATTGCGATTCAGGCATGGGGTGCGTTGAAGGTTAAGGTGGTTAGTATTGATGTGCTGGTGACAATTGCAGTGATTGGGGCTTTCTTTATTCAAAATTATGAAGAGTCGGCGATTGTAACCTTTCTGTTCTTGTTTGGGGGTTGGTTAGAAGCGCGGACGTTAAACAAGACGCGTTCAGCCATTAAAGAGTTGACAGAGATGGCGCCCGAAGTGGCTTTGAAGCAGATGGATGACGGCGCGTTTGAAGAGGTTGATATTTGGGACGTTGACGAGGGCGATGTGCTGTTAGTGAAGACGGGGGCGAAGGTGCCGGTTGATGGGACGGTGCTTTCGGGTGAAGGTCATATCAACGAAGCATCGATTACGGGTGAAGCGGTGCCGGTTGGTAAATCGAAGGATTCTGAGGTTTATGCTGGGACCATTTTAGAAAATGGAACGATTCAAATTGTGACCGATCGTGTTGGGGAAGATACGACGTTTGGTAAGATTATTGAGTTAGTTGAAGAGGCGCAGGATTCTAAGTCTGAAGCAGAGCGATTTATTGATCGGTTTTCACAGTGGTATACGCCGGCGGTCTTGATTTTAGCGATTGTGGTGTGGATTGTCTCACGCGATATTGAGTTAGCGATTACGATTTTGGTGCTTGGTTGTCCGGGTGCGTTGGTCATTGGTGTGCCGGTGTCGAATGTGGCTGGGATTGGAAATGGCGCGCGTCATGGTGTCTTGTTAAAAGGTAGTGAAGTTATCGGGGATTTCAGCAAAGTGGATTCCATTGTTTTTGATAAAACGGGAACTTTGACGGTGGGAAATCCAGAAGTGGCTGAGTCGAAGGTGTATGGTGAGTCTGATTTGGCCTTGAGTTATTTAGCGAGTGTAGAAAAAGAGTCGGATCATCCTTTGGCAAAAGCGGTGGTGTCTTATTTAGATGATGTTGAGTTGTTTGCGGTTGAGTCGACGGATGTGGTTAAAGGTGGCGGGATTGTGGCCGAGGTTGACGGGCATCGTGTCGCTGTTGGGAATGAAAGCTTGATGAAGCAAGAAGGTATTTATTTGGATGAGGAAGCGCAGCGTGATATTGAAGCGTTTGAGCGTCGCGGGAATTCATTGGTCTTGACGGCTGTGGATGGCGAGTTGAAGGCTTTGATAGGCGTGCGAGACCAAGTGCGTAAAGGGATTAAAGAAGATTTGCAGAAATTAAAGGATCTTGGGGTTAAGAATCTGATTGTGTTGTCGGGGGATAACCAAGGGACGGTTGATTTGGTGGCTGGTGAGTTAGGTTTAACGGAAGCCCATGGAAATATGTTGCCGGAAGATAAGTCGGCTTATATTGAGAAGTTGCAAAGTGAAGGTCAAATTGTAGCGTTTGTGGGTGATGGTGTGAATGATAGTCCTTCGTTGGCGCGGGCTGACATTGGCATTGCGATGGGTAGCGGGACGGATGTGGCGATTGAGACGTCGGATATTGTTTTGATGAATTCGGATTTCAGTCGTTTACCACACGCTTTGGGTCTGGCTCAGGCGACGTCGCGGAATATGAAGCAAAACATTGTGATTGCTGTCGGCGTGGTGCTGGTGTTATTGGCGAGTGTGTTCTTTAGTGATTGGATGAATATGTCGATTGGGATGTTGGTGCATGAGGCAAGTATCTTAGTGGTTATCTTGAACGGAATGCGCTTGTTGCGGTTCCGTTTGAAGGGCGATGATGGTAGTAAGACGTTGGTGGCGGCCAAGGGTAAGCAGGAGTAA
- a CDS encoding iron-sulfur cluster repair di-iron protein, ric produces MANLTFNEAKAQNFEKLALFTPVVLRVHGKNHPEFAEVKALWDQIADKTEAAGDATPDLDAEFTQLRAVTSDYTVPGDVCESYEAVYNMLEVVDAAYQG; encoded by the coding sequence ATGGCTAATTTAACGTTTAATGAGGCAAAGGCGCAAAATTTTGAGAAGTTGGCGCTGTTCACGCCGGTTGTGTTGCGGGTGCACGGGAAAAATCATCCGGAGTTTGCGGAGGTGAAGGCTTTGTGGGATCAAATTGCTGATAAAACGGAGGCGGCTGGTGACGCGACGCCCGACTTGGATGCGGAATTTACGCAGCTGCGCGCGGTGACGTCGGACTACACAGTGCCTGGGGATGTGTGCGAGAGTTATGAAGCGGTTTACAATATGCTGGAAGTTGTCGATGCAGCCTATCAAGGGTAA
- a CDS encoding heavy-metal-associated domain-containing protein: MQSANIQLETLTCPSCLQKIEGAVSGLKGIDKDSLKVLFNASKVKVDFDGDVISIEEIEKAIEDLGYRVIKSRVKAA; encoded by the coding sequence ATGCAATCAGCCAATATCCAATTAGAAACGTTAACGTGTCCCTCTTGTTTACAAAAAATTGAGGGGGCTGTCAGTGGCTTGAAGGGGATCGACAAGGACAGCTTGAAGGTTTTGTTCAATGCGAGCAAAGTAAAAGTTGACTTTGATGGCGATGTGATTTCCATCGAGGAAATTGAAAAAGCGATTGAAGATTTAGGTTATCGTGTGATTAAGTCGCGTGTGAAAGCGGCGTAA
- a CDS encoding heavy-metal-associated domain-containing protein, whose protein sequence is MQKAMIQLETLTCPSCIQKIEGAVRQLDGINKDSLKVLFNASRVRVEYDPSVISIEEIEEAIQNLGYSVVNSRVKVA, encoded by the coding sequence ATGCAAAAAGCCATGATTCAATTAGAAACGTTGACATGTCCCTCTTGTATTCAAAAAATTGAAGGGGCTGTTCGCCAATTAGATGGCATTAACAAAGACAGCTTGAAAGTGTTATTTAATGCGAGTCGCGTGAGAGTGGAATATGATCCGAGCGTGATTTCAATTGAAGAAATTGAAGAAGCCATCCAAAATTTAGGTTACTCCGTGGTTAATTCGCGCGTAAAAGTGGCATAG
- a CDS encoding APC family permease encodes MSETTENVTINTESTKFNLREAILYGINVVLGAGILLLPKIIYRDLGPASILAMIFSAFLVFLLALCFAEVAGYVSENGGAYTYAKVAYGEKTAFVIGILSWFTVTAVWSASASGLGEILGATFPIFAGYEMIIAALVIIFFMFMNLGGLKVIKGFSNVVTISKVVPFIFVGIMGLFFIKGGIDAGNWTPFIQISEDTTFSSALASTAMTVFYTFVGFETLPIIGGEVEDSKRNMPKAVLISLTIVTIMYVLLIAAAITMLGPDILATNTPIQDAFAAMVGSWGFWFVSIAAIISLIGLNVGDSTHSPRLLESIAEDGLLPESVSKRNESGTPVASIILTSVVALILVLSGSFETLVDLSVVFNFFAFIPTALAVIVLRRKSARGELAEKYSNEGQFRVPGGYTIPILAIIVSFWMILSDSLLHLRTALIGIVISLIIYYLFNINKMKKT; translated from the coding sequence ATGAGTGAAACAACAGAAAACGTAACGATAAATACAGAAAGTACAAAATTTAATTTGCGTGAAGCCATCTTGTATGGAATTAATGTCGTTTTGGGCGCAGGCATCCTGCTGTTGCCGAAAATTATCTATCGCGATTTAGGACCTGCCTCAATTTTAGCGATGATATTTAGTGCTTTTTTGGTCTTTCTACTTGCTTTGTGTTTTGCTGAAGTGGCTGGTTATGTGTCTGAAAACGGGGGAGCCTATACCTATGCCAAAGTTGCCTATGGAGAGAAAACGGCTTTTGTGATCGGGATTCTTTCGTGGTTTACCGTAACAGCGGTTTGGTCTGCGTCAGCTAGTGGTTTAGGTGAAATTTTAGGGGCTACATTTCCTATTTTTGCCGGCTACGAAATGATTATTGCCGCTTTAGTTATCATCTTTTTTATGTTTATGAACTTAGGTGGCTTAAAAGTTATTAAAGGATTTTCAAATGTTGTCACGATTTCGAAAGTCGTTCCATTTATATTTGTAGGAATTATGGGATTATTCTTCATTAAAGGTGGAATAGATGCTGGAAATTGGACGCCTTTTATACAAATATCCGAAGACACCACCTTTTCTTCAGCCTTGGCCTCGACGGCCATGACCGTATTTTATACCTTTGTTGGTTTTGAAACGTTGCCCATCATAGGTGGTGAAGTAGAAGATTCAAAACGCAACATGCCAAAGGCTGTTCTAATATCACTAACGATTGTCACTATTATGTATGTCTTGTTAATCGCAGCTGCCATCACCATGCTGGGTCCGGATATATTAGCGACGAACACACCTATCCAAGACGCTTTTGCTGCGATGGTGGGCTCTTGGGGCTTTTGGTTTGTCAGTATCGCTGCCATTATTTCTTTAATCGGGCTAAACGTGGGCGATTCAACGCATAGTCCCCGCTTACTCGAATCCATTGCTGAAGATGGTTTATTGCCTGAATCCGTTTCGAAAAGAAATGAAAGTGGAACACCTGTTGCATCGATTATCCTTACATCAGTGGTAGCCTTAATACTGGTTTTATCAGGTTCATTTGAAACCTTAGTTGATTTAAGTGTTGTATTTAACTTCTTCGCCTTTATACCGACAGCTCTAGCCGTTATTGTGTTAAGAAGAAAAAGTGCTCGCGGTGAATTAGCCGAAAAATACTCGAATGAGGGGCAATTTAGAGTACCTGGTGGCTATACTATTCCAATATTAGCCATCATCGTGAGTTTTTGGATGATTTTATCCGATAGTTTACTCCATTTACGAA